One Vibrio tapetis subsp. tapetis DNA segment encodes these proteins:
- a CDS encoding FAD-dependent monooxygenase — protein sequence MQKNTAIHRSRLQSTLLAQLDSRSVSLGKTLTDLEKCRKTQLTFSDGSQHHCDIVIGADGIHSKVRESLHCLEPAVYRNAHQLCWRGVAKASLPNKYHGQLNELWGGQGSRFGFVAISDTEVYWYALVNDDAANIEFEQLFSSFDPIVMSLIEQTDNQKIFHNGIKDLAPIKHWFDESLVLVGDAAHATTPNLGQGACQGIEDAYVLAHCLARYLEPNTPKEAPLDRQALKHALAQYQQLRLSKAHYVVNTSWKMGKVSQWQHPVLAKTRNALFRLMPDKLNEMQSRKLFTLADV from the coding sequence ATGCAAAAAAACACTGCGATTCATCGTTCTCGCTTACAATCTACTTTGCTTGCACAGCTTGATTCTCGTTCCGTTTCGCTCGGTAAAACATTAACGGATTTAGAAAAATGCCGCAAAACGCAGCTGACATTCAGTGATGGCTCGCAGCATCATTGCGATATTGTTATTGGTGCTGATGGTATTCATTCTAAAGTACGCGAGTCATTACACTGTTTAGAACCTGCCGTGTATAGGAATGCCCACCAACTTTGCTGGCGTGGCGTGGCCAAAGCTTCGTTACCCAATAAATATCATGGGCAGTTAAACGAGTTATGGGGCGGACAAGGCAGTCGTTTTGGTTTTGTGGCTATTTCTGATACTGAAGTATATTGGTATGCTTTGGTGAACGATGATGCTGCTAATATTGAATTTGAGCAATTGTTTTCAAGCTTTGACCCTATCGTCATGAGCTTGATTGAACAAACGGACAACCAAAAAATTTTCCACAATGGCATTAAAGATTTGGCACCGATTAAGCACTGGTTTGATGAAAGCTTGGTGTTAGTTGGTGATGCTGCTCATGCAACCACGCCTAATTTGGGGCAAGGGGCCTGTCAGGGGATAGAGGATGCTTACGTATTAGCTCATTGTCTGGCTAGATACTTAGAGCCAAACACTCCGAAAGAAGCCCCGTTAGACAGGCAGGCTTTAAAGCATGCGTTAGCACAATACCAACAGCTGCGTCTTTCTAAGGCTCACTATGTCGTGAACACGAGTTGGAAAATGGGTAAAGTATCGCAATGGCAACACCCTGTCTTAGCAAAAACTCGTAATGCTTTGTTTCGTCTAATGCCTGATAAGCTAAACGAAATGCAGTCGCGGAAATTATTTACCTTAGCGGATGTTTAA
- a CDS encoding putative quinol monooxygenase, whose amino-acid sequence MMTILVQFTLNHTAENTDKIIRFFAEILPDTRTFAGNISAELFKQDQDGDALNLFEKWESAAHFEKYIEWRKSIGDFDRLGSMLTDTPMITIMDKQAS is encoded by the coding sequence ATCATGACTATTTTAGTGCAATTTACGCTCAACCATACGGCCGAGAATACAGATAAGATCATTCGCTTTTTTGCAGAGATATTGCCAGATACTCGAACTTTCGCTGGCAATATTTCTGCCGAACTATTTAAACAAGATCAAGATGGTGATGCACTTAATCTATTTGAAAAATGGGAAAGCGCAGCGCATTTTGAGAAGTACATTGAATGGCGTAAAAGCATCGGTGACTTTGATCGTTTAGGCTCAATGCTTACGGATACGCCAATGATTACCATAATGGACAAGCAAGCATCATGA
- a CDS encoding LysR family transcriptional regulator — protein sequence MKNELHRMQVFAQIVESGSITKAAEQLELSKSVVSHHLQGLEQHLDVKLLTRTTRRQSLTDAGKRFYLRCLEMRKLMSQAEEEVRESCADFAGTITITSPHTLMTHFIGPAMCEFMQEHPRVEPHLLANDLRLDLIDKYIDLSVTVGYLPDSTSRAVKLGNLEQVLCCHPQYLVNSEISLPITSTDFTQFDYIANQWEGMNSERCFDVGKDGQKTFQFRASRIGDSVPTIRMMALAGLGIACLPKLAIANELQRGELVNILPAELTLKASFYAVHNYGLQVPTRIRAFIDLLKVRAESGYVANP from the coding sequence ATGAAAAACGAACTACACCGGATGCAAGTATTTGCCCAAATTGTAGAATCTGGCTCTATAACCAAAGCAGCAGAACAACTAGAACTCTCAAAATCGGTTGTCAGCCATCACCTGCAAGGGCTTGAGCAGCATCTTGACGTCAAGTTGCTTACTCGTACAACTCGCCGTCAATCGTTGACTGATGCCGGTAAACGCTTTTATCTGCGATGTTTGGAAATGAGAAAACTAATGTCGCAGGCAGAAGAAGAAGTACGTGAATCTTGCGCTGATTTTGCCGGTACAATTACCATCACTTCACCACATACACTGATGACACACTTTATTGGGCCTGCGATGTGTGAATTTATGCAAGAGCACCCTCGGGTCGAACCTCACTTATTGGCTAACGACCTGCGGTTAGATCTTATCGATAAATACATAGATTTGTCGGTTACGGTGGGGTATTTGCCTGATTCTACTTCTCGCGCGGTAAAGCTGGGTAATCTTGAACAAGTCCTGTGCTGCCACCCTCAATATTTGGTGAATAGCGAAATATCCTTACCTATTACTTCCACCGATTTTACTCAGTTCGACTATATTGCGAACCAATGGGAAGGCATGAACAGTGAAAGATGTTTTGATGTTGGCAAAGATGGTCAGAAAACTTTTCAATTTCGAGCAAGTCGAATAGGGGACAGTGTCCCAACTATTCGTATGATGGCTCTAGCAGGTTTAGGCATCGCTTGTTTGCCTAAATTGGCAATCGCAAACGAGCTACAACGTGGTGAGTTGGTGAATATACTCCCAGCAGAACTGACGCTCAAAGCGTCCTTTTACGCTGTTCATAATTATGGATTACAAGTACCTACCAGAATCCGCGCGTTTATTGACCTTCTTAAAGTACGCGCTGAATCAGGATATGTTGCAAACCCCTAG
- a CDS encoding lipase family alpha/beta hydrolase: MKIIILHGLYMHGLVMKPLADELRTLGYRTKIISYNSVAINERRVFAAIDAALDRTKTNILLGHSLGGIVIKRYLASRQPSPTLVSHVVTLGSPLKGASITDKVTSLGLKKILGNSPEFGLNKHHDQWEYAQKLGSIAGTTAIGMRSLLVWDDKAESDGTVTVDETKIDGMTDHIEVSSSHTSMIYSSLVPKQIDHFIKQGEFKHKQFHYQ, encoded by the coding sequence ATGAAGATAATTATACTGCACGGCTTGTATATGCATGGTTTGGTCATGAAACCGTTAGCCGATGAACTTCGTACACTTGGATATCGCACAAAGATCATTTCTTACAACAGCGTGGCGATCAATGAAAGACGTGTTTTTGCCGCCATCGATGCAGCGCTAGATAGAACCAAAACCAACATTCTTCTTGGCCATAGTCTTGGTGGTATTGTTATTAAGCGTTATCTCGCGAGCAGGCAACCATCACCCACTCTCGTCTCTCATGTTGTTACTCTTGGTTCTCCACTTAAAGGAGCCTCCATAACGGACAAGGTCACCAGCCTAGGGCTCAAAAAAATTCTTGGCAACTCACCCGAATTTGGCTTGAACAAGCACCATGACCAATGGGAATATGCACAAAAGCTGGGATCTATTGCGGGCACAACAGCAATTGGTATGCGTTCACTATTGGTTTGGGACGACAAAGCCGAGTCCGATGGCACGGTGACGGTCGATGAGACAAAAATTGACGGTATGACCGACCATATTGAAGTAAGCAGCAGCCACACGAGCATGATCTACAGCTCGCTTGTTCCAAAGCAGATCGATCACTTCATTAAGCAAGGTGAATTCAAACACAAACAATTTCACTATCAATAA
- a CDS encoding FAD-dependent monooxygenase, whose translation MDIAIIGAGISGLTTALCLEKLGFQCQIFEQAEEIMPVGAGIILAHNAMQVFTMLGLSGSLEQQGKVLNSVNILDGQGVDISSIKVDQFNDHFNAKKHCDSSFSLTIYFACTA comes from the coding sequence ATGGATATTGCGATAATCGGAGCGGGTATTAGCGGTTTAACGACGGCTTTGTGTCTAGAAAAATTGGGCTTTCAGTGCCAAATCTTTGAACAAGCCGAAGAAATAATGCCGGTAGGTGCTGGTATTATTTTAGCGCATAACGCGATGCAGGTGTTCACTATGCTGGGGCTTTCTGGTTCACTTGAACAACAAGGAAAAGTTCTGAATTCAGTGAATATTCTAGATGGTCAAGGTGTCGATATTTCTTCCATTAAGGTTGATCAATTTAACGACCATTTTAATGCAAAAAAACACTGCGATTCATCGTTCTCGCTTACAATCTACTTTGCTTGCACAGCTTGA
- a CDS encoding manganese-dependent inorganic pyrophosphatase, with protein MKKTALVIALSLTCASAAAFDLGNPTNNDTSNLVWTGHISPDTDTVTSAIAAAHIYGGQAVVPEQINPESTFVLEYCKTQTPPVLNDFSGKKVGLVDFNQKTQLQKTIDESSIVAIVDHHAIGGQPVNLSQVATLDIRPWGSAATILADRAEKMGKVLSKQVACTTLAGILSDTVVLESPTTTEYDHKYAKSLAKQAGIKDLHDFGQKMLIAKSDLSHLSALEILTMDYKNFEFSGKKVGIGVAETLTADQLIARKDEFIQAMQAHKKAKGLDHLFFSVTDTKNKQANLIWIDAADAKVAQQAFQHSEIDAWLTLPGVTSRKRQIGPSIQKAVASLN; from the coding sequence ATGAAAAAGACAGCACTCGTCATCGCTCTATCTCTTACTTGCGCATCCGCAGCCGCGTTTGACCTAGGCAACCCAACAAATAACGACACGTCTAACCTAGTTTGGACTGGCCACATAAGCCCAGATACCGACACGGTGACTTCAGCTATTGCAGCCGCTCATATCTATGGCGGTCAAGCGGTAGTCCCGGAGCAAATTAATCCCGAAAGTACCTTTGTGTTGGAATACTGCAAAACACAAACGCCGCCCGTACTGAATGACTTTTCAGGCAAAAAAGTCGGCCTAGTCGACTTTAACCAAAAAACTCAATTGCAGAAAACCATTGATGAAAGCAGCATTGTCGCCATCGTTGATCACCACGCAATCGGTGGACAGCCAGTGAACCTGTCTCAGGTAGCAACGCTTGATATTCGTCCTTGGGGTTCAGCCGCCACGATATTGGCAGACCGAGCAGAGAAAATGGGGAAAGTGCTTTCGAAGCAAGTGGCGTGTACGACGTTAGCCGGGATTTTATCTGACACCGTCGTTTTAGAATCACCGACCACTACTGAATACGATCACAAATACGCGAAATCTCTGGCGAAACAAGCAGGCATCAAAGATCTGCATGACTTCGGCCAAAAAATGCTGATCGCTAAGTCGGATCTTAGCCACCTGAGCGCATTAGAGATCCTGACAATGGACTATAAGAATTTTGAATTTTCAGGCAAGAAAGTCGGCATTGGTGTGGCTGAAACGCTAACGGCGGATCAACTGATTGCTCGTAAAGATGAGTTTATTCAAGCGATGCAAGCCCATAAAAAAGCCAAAGGACTCGATCACTTGTTTTTCTCCGTCACTGATACCAAAAATAAGCAGGCAAACCTTATTTGGATTGACGCAGCGGATGCTAAAGTCGCACAACAAGCGTTTCAACACTCAGAGATAGATGCTTGGTTAACATTACCAGGCGTGACTTCTCGTAAGCGCCAAATTGGGCCATCGATTCAAAAGGCCGTTGCTAGCCTTAACTAA
- the tssM gene encoding type VI secretion system membrane subunit TssM: protein MSATPSNSTTKTTHTRALIWACVIGLFFYLVWGGALWFIGYRTHLIAALAIGFIITLLIGWFSFWLMTRGNKNSAPDDTDALIIKKHTKLIAMHFLRMLKLQKQKKHFASRYDQPIYLLLSDDPLKDKNVITQMGYEAYKVDEFGNDIDFPILFWVSEHSILIYVSLGKDQHPEYIKALCTCLNKWRPRQALNGVLLTTDVATLLKSEEQISQYADSLKADINIYKRTFGLNLPIYNIITNMGNISDFCQFFSAFDENKRDDVFGATAPYQEHGGIDANWYNQEFDHLISQLIASMSTALAGQLNQDYRNSIASAPYQFGLLKQSLWLLLRRLYRGDQLTDGLMFRGFYFTHDAQAHQQNDLLAGVINYQLGNESHLQTTQIPVQQTLFAQHIMTHVVLNEHELVGTNKRKESFLWLSQIAYTSTWIVILGVVMAVIKFDFDYQSAREARADRMLENYKEAISASPYDIENMVDNIPNLYAMRSIYSLYTQPEPWFSLSFLPDSSIKLDVEKAYVRELQQVLIPSLENTIEKDLFVYVSLEEQTKTLSLLNNYRLLFDKQRSNTQQLKSYFIETLNQQGEADSTNVAQLGALLNDIFAQELAPTKVNNDLESLAKKVISQTGVETLLYEHIKNSTTFSNRIDVRNDLGNNFTKLFAFSPQYVGYLVPYIYTPAGFNELDLSVSSPLIAQALQTYQGVTDSTPSASEMYRISRDLKQTYQNDYINYWRDFISHVSINSVSNSAQLDSTLKTLSIASANPLSAFYQTITKYTTVDIQVQAATSSTKGASTNQETAPQDIDKKESAQQITLSFQAYHQQVSVNQQNQKPLDELLTKVAQAKTWLDQYFQANDPELLAYQTLTNSVKQDDPISSLATLADQQQPLIKQLLEDISTQSNDVVLFLAHEYLNTSWQNDVYNPYQSTLASFYPFKATAGSDASVVDVTAFFKEGGMIDSFNKTKLSRFVIDGSGHPYLDGLIPNTGLALAPELWTAIEKANKIKQALFLVDPNKAQISFQLEVVEMSSNLTQFTISTTKPIFSYQHGPVLWSDQLWQGASTLTDTLNVNAISPTVSTSKVSYKGDWNWFKLIEPNLVSTSEQNTTVQFLYGKDKVQLGIKTQGQVNPFQSAFFASFTLPNDI from the coding sequence ATGTCGGCTACCCCATCAAACAGTACAACCAAAACCACTCATACCAGAGCCCTTATCTGGGCCTGCGTTATCGGGCTATTTTTCTATCTCGTCTGGGGAGGCGCACTGTGGTTTATTGGTTACCGAACACACCTTATCGCCGCTTTAGCCATTGGGTTTATCATCACATTACTCATTGGATGGTTCAGTTTTTGGCTCATGACAAGGGGGAATAAAAACAGTGCCCCTGATGATACTGACGCGCTCATAATAAAAAAACATACCAAACTGATCGCCATGCACTTTCTGCGCATGTTGAAACTACAAAAGCAGAAGAAACACTTTGCGAGCCGCTATGATCAGCCGATTTACCTGCTGTTAAGTGACGACCCATTAAAAGATAAAAACGTAATTACGCAAATGGGATACGAAGCCTACAAAGTGGACGAATTTGGTAATGATATCGACTTTCCCATTCTCTTTTGGGTGAGTGAACACTCTATTCTTATCTATGTCAGCTTGGGGAAAGATCAGCACCCAGAGTATATTAAAGCGCTGTGTACCTGCCTAAATAAATGGCGCCCAAGACAGGCTCTTAATGGTGTTTTACTTACCACGGACGTCGCTACACTGCTAAAAAGTGAAGAGCAAATATCTCAATACGCCGATAGCCTCAAGGCTGACATCAACATATACAAACGTACATTTGGCCTCAACTTACCCATTTATAACATCATCACTAATATGGGGAACATCAGCGATTTTTGTCAGTTCTTTTCCGCCTTTGATGAAAACAAGCGAGACGATGTATTTGGTGCAACGGCTCCGTATCAAGAACACGGTGGGATTGATGCCAATTGGTACAATCAAGAATTCGACCATCTCATTAGCCAGCTGATCGCCAGTATGTCTACCGCGCTAGCTGGTCAATTGAACCAAGATTATCGCAACTCCATTGCTAGCGCACCGTACCAATTTGGGCTACTTAAACAAAGCTTATGGTTGTTATTACGCCGGCTCTATCGTGGTGATCAGCTCACCGATGGATTGATGTTTCGTGGTTTTTATTTCACTCATGATGCACAAGCGCATCAGCAAAACGACCTACTCGCTGGCGTAATTAACTATCAGTTGGGTAATGAATCTCACCTACAAACAACGCAAATCCCAGTACAACAAACCCTATTCGCACAGCACATCATGACCCATGTCGTGCTCAACGAGCACGAACTCGTGGGAACAAATAAACGCAAAGAAAGCTTTTTGTGGTTATCTCAAATAGCCTATACCAGCACCTGGATTGTCATTCTTGGTGTGGTGATGGCCGTCATTAAGTTTGATTTTGACTACCAGAGCGCTAGAGAAGCACGTGCTGACCGCATGTTAGAAAACTATAAAGAAGCCATTTCGGCCTCCCCTTATGACATTGAGAATATGGTTGATAACATCCCTAACTTATATGCTATGCGGTCAATTTATTCGCTCTATACTCAGCCAGAACCATGGTTTTCATTGTCATTTCTGCCGGACTCAAGCATCAAGCTAGACGTCGAGAAAGCCTACGTACGGGAATTACAACAAGTCCTGATTCCATCATTAGAGAACACCATAGAAAAAGATCTTTTCGTGTATGTGAGCCTAGAAGAACAAACGAAAACGCTCTCGCTACTTAATAATTACCGACTGCTTTTTGATAAACAACGTTCGAACACGCAACAGTTAAAAAGCTATTTTATTGAGACTCTCAATCAACAAGGCGAAGCCGATAGCACTAATGTGGCTCAATTAGGCGCTTTGCTCAATGACATATTTGCTCAAGAGCTCGCCCCTACCAAAGTAAACAACGATCTAGAAAGCTTGGCAAAGAAAGTTATCAGCCAAACTGGCGTAGAAACGTTACTTTACGAGCACATCAAAAACAGCACAACGTTTTCCAATCGCATTGATGTACGCAACGACCTTGGCAATAACTTTACGAAGCTATTCGCGTTCTCTCCACAATATGTCGGTTACTTAGTTCCTTATATTTATACGCCAGCAGGGTTTAATGAGCTGGATCTGTCTGTCAGTTCGCCGCTAATCGCGCAAGCACTTCAGACGTATCAAGGGGTAACTGACAGTACACCAAGCGCCTCTGAAATGTATCGCATCAGCCGAGACCTAAAACAAACTTACCAAAATGACTACATCAATTATTGGCGAGACTTTATCAGCCACGTTTCCATTAACTCCGTATCCAACTCAGCACAACTTGATAGCACCTTAAAAACCCTATCGATCGCTTCGGCAAATCCGCTGAGCGCCTTCTACCAAACGATTACCAAGTACACGACGGTAGATATTCAAGTTCAAGCCGCTACATCGAGTACCAAAGGAGCGTCAACAAATCAGGAAACAGCACCGCAAGATATTGATAAAAAAGAATCTGCTCAGCAAATCACCCTGAGTTTTCAGGCTTACCACCAGCAAGTCTCCGTTAATCAACAAAATCAAAAACCATTAGATGAACTGTTAACCAAAGTGGCACAAGCGAAAACTTGGCTTGACCAATACTTCCAAGCTAACGACCCGGAACTGCTGGCCTATCAAACCCTCACCAATAGTGTGAAACAAGACGATCCCATATCAAGCTTGGCAACGTTAGCGGATCAACAACAACCATTAATAAAACAATTACTTGAAGACATAAGCACCCAGTCCAATGATGTTGTACTTTTTCTCGCTCATGAGTACTTAAACACATCTTGGCAAAATGATGTTTATAACCCGTATCAATCAACACTGGCGTCGTTTTACCCTTTCAAAGCCACTGCTGGTAGCGACGCTAGCGTCGTCGATGTGACCGCCTTTTTTAAAGAAGGCGGTATGATAGATAGCTTTAACAAAACCAAGCTTAGTCGCTTTGTGATTGATGGTAGCGGTCACCCTTATTTAGATGGCTTGATCCCGAATACTGGCCTTGCGCTTGCTCCAGAGCTATGGACGGCGATTGAAAAAGCAAACAAGATTAAGCAAGCTTTGTTTCTGGTCGACCCAAACAAAGCGCAAATCTCATTTCAATTGGAAGTCGTAGAAATGAGTTCAAACTTAACGCAATTTACTATCTCAACCACCAAGCCTATTTTTTCTTATCAGCACGGGCCGGTACTATGGAGTGACCAACTATGGCAAGGGGCATCAACGTTAACCGATACACTAAACGTGAATGCTATTTCTCCCACGGTTTCAACCAGTAAAGTGAGTTACAAAGGGGACTGGAATTGGTTTAAATTGATTGAGCCTAACCTTGTATCCACCTCGGAACAAAACACAACAGTGCAATTTTTGTACGGAAAAGATAAAGTCCAGCTTGGTATCAAGACTCAAGGACAGGTTAATCCTTTTCAATCGGCATTCTTTGCAAGCTTTACACTGCCCAATGACATATAG
- a CDS encoding aspartate/glutamate racemase family protein, with product MKTIGMIGGMSWESTLSYYQQLNQGVKHALGGLHSAKICLYSVDFAPIEQLQHQGDWDKMADILIDAAKHVQAGGADFLLICTNTMHKVAPQIQANVSIPLLHIADATAKQLKIDGITKVGLLGTMFTMEQDFYKQRLIQNFGIDVVIPNSASRQIVHDVIYQELCLGQISPASKNAYLNIINELASEGAQAIILGCTEIALLVSQKDTDIPLYDTTSIHAKSAVEYAVGNELLL from the coding sequence ATGAAAACGATAGGAATGATCGGCGGCATGAGCTGGGAGTCAACGCTCAGTTACTACCAACAGCTTAATCAAGGAGTAAAACACGCTCTTGGCGGGCTGCATTCCGCCAAAATCTGCCTATACAGCGTTGATTTTGCGCCTATTGAACAGCTTCAACATCAAGGTGACTGGGATAAAATGGCCGATATTCTCATTGATGCGGCCAAGCATGTACAAGCTGGCGGCGCGGATTTTCTCCTCATCTGCACCAACACCATGCACAAAGTCGCCCCTCAAATTCAAGCCAACGTCTCGATTCCACTACTGCACATCGCGGACGCTACGGCTAAACAGCTTAAAATAGACGGCATCACTAAAGTAGGGTTGTTGGGGACCATGTTCACCATGGAGCAAGACTTCTATAAACAAAGGTTAATTCAAAACTTCGGCATTGATGTCGTTATCCCAAACTCTGCATCTAGACAAATCGTGCATGATGTCATTTATCAAGAACTCTGCTTAGGGCAGATTTCACCAGCCTCTAAAAACGCTTATTTAAACATCATTAATGAATTGGCATCTGAAGGTGCGCAAGCCATTATTCTGGGCTGTACGGAAATCGCGCTTTTGGTGAGTCAGAAGGATACTGACATCCCACTCTATGACACGACAAGCATTCATGCCAAATCCGCCGTTGAGTATGCGGTTGGCAATGAACTTTTGCTCTAA
- a CDS encoding protein kinase domain-containing protein produces MTYRSSSDTKPSKDLCQSRLGLIRRFYRQQLVLSKQVKTNVYFGYHADFGEVVIKFADTETEKILLQRETKFLHRCPSSSWPKWRDYQSLSGTDCLILEKLPGDPLKITESLATQPLQWLHNVEHTLVSLHQQGMIHGDIKPSNIIVDCTGKGKLIDFGATQVIGSAPKAPIAKSRFFYDTQTRHITAAKQDWQALAITVATSLNIDPFQSLPLVQAKQTRMTPNTKGIPSKYALLLKQALC; encoded by the coding sequence ATGACATATAGAAGCAGCTCAGACACCAAACCGTCAAAAGATCTTTGTCAGTCACGCTTAGGGCTTATCCGTCGTTTTTATCGGCAACAGCTCGTTCTGAGTAAACAGGTCAAAACCAATGTCTATTTTGGCTATCATGCAGACTTTGGCGAAGTGGTGATTAAATTCGCAGACACAGAAACAGAGAAAATACTGTTACAGCGAGAGACCAAATTCTTACATCGTTGCCCCTCTTCTTCGTGGCCAAAATGGCGAGACTACCAAAGCTTATCAGGCACCGATTGCTTGATATTAGAAAAACTGCCAGGTGATCCCTTGAAAATCACGGAATCTCTGGCGACACAGCCATTACAGTGGTTACATAACGTAGAACACACGTTAGTGTCCTTGCACCAACAAGGCATGATCCACGGAGACATCAAGCCCAGCAATATTATTGTCGACTGCACAGGCAAAGGGAAGTTGATCGATTTTGGCGCAACACAAGTAATAGGCTCCGCACCAAAAGCGCCCATCGCAAAAAGCCGCTTTTTCTACGACACTCAAACCCGCCATATTACCGCCGCTAAACAAGACTGGCAGGCGTTAGCCATCACTGTTGCCACCAGCTTAAACATAGACCCATTTCAATCGCTACCGCTCGTTCAAGCTAAACAAACCCGCATGACACCAAACACAAAGGGCATACCCTCTAAGTATGCCCTTTTGCTTAAGCAAGCCTTGTGTTAA
- the icmH gene encoding type IVB secretion system protein IcmH/DotU, with translation MEFLDEDTLVWDKNDRPSLDKTGAEPHASRSVQVRATVAQNEFLSHFDKAENQLLNISSGLLATTLKIATIAEPDDLTSLRNKLIDDINHIKSRGAELTYPIAVIDKLCFLYAVVIDEFIIYSQWGEKRGWENKTLLSQLFGMRNGGELFFSVAEKAIRQPHKLIDLLEIIYLFINIGFKGQYRGQNSEQLKIFTHQLEQLISQYRQPSKVFCHTRIKLPKIRQPIRKQRFVSLTLLFCGLVITCVGITEFWYHNTHPQRVRDFELLEEYSQRYVLSGEVKDIVFISSDKDLEVAPKKASKVELVDTPAPPSMTTSHSSWLVQLATFSNQQNALLFSKHLSPSAYEPSVEPFKNYYRVIVRTNTSEQALKIKNWYQDNDQINAIIVRNNGTQNDKETK, from the coding sequence ATGGAATTTCTAGACGAAGACACCCTAGTTTGGGATAAAAACGACCGACCATCTTTGGATAAAACCGGAGCAGAGCCGCATGCCTCTCGTTCGGTTCAAGTTCGCGCAACCGTCGCTCAAAATGAGTTTCTTAGTCACTTCGATAAAGCAGAAAATCAGTTACTCAATATCAGTAGCGGCCTACTTGCGACAACGTTGAAAATAGCAACGATAGCGGAACCCGATGATCTAACCTCACTGAGAAATAAGCTGATTGACGACATCAACCACATCAAATCCCGTGGGGCTGAACTTACCTACCCAATTGCAGTAATAGACAAACTGTGTTTTCTCTATGCTGTGGTGATCGATGAGTTCATTATTTATAGCCAATGGGGAGAGAAAAGAGGTTGGGAAAACAAAACCTTACTAAGCCAATTATTTGGCATGAGAAATGGTGGCGAGCTATTTTTCTCGGTCGCTGAAAAAGCCATCAGGCAACCCCACAAGTTAATCGACCTTTTAGAGATTATCTACCTATTCATCAATATTGGCTTTAAAGGCCAATATCGTGGTCAGAACAGCGAACAACTCAAAATATTTACCCACCAGCTTGAGCAATTGATCAGCCAGTACAGGCAGCCAAGTAAGGTCTTTTGTCATACTCGTATCAAGTTACCTAAAATTCGTCAGCCCATACGTAAACAGCGCTTCGTCTCTCTTACCCTGTTGTTTTGTGGCTTAGTCATTACCTGCGTAGGCATCACCGAGTTTTGGTACCACAACACACATCCACAGCGAGTAAGAGATTTTGAGTTACTAGAAGAATATAGCCAGCGGTATGTTTTATCCGGCGAAGTGAAAGACATTGTCTTTATTAGCAGTGACAAAGACTTGGAAGTCGCTCCTAAAAAGGCCAGTAAAGTGGAACTGGTTGATACACCCGCGCCCCCAAGCATGACAACAAGTCATTCCTCTTGGCTTGTTCAGCTCGCCACTTTTTCTAACCAGCAGAATGCCTTGCTATTTTCCAAGCATTTATCGCCTTCTGCCTACGAGCCAAGTGTTGAACCTTTTAAGAATTACTACCGCGTTATTGTGCGTACCAATACCTCAGAACAAGCACTAAAAATAAAAAACTGGTATCAGGACAACGATCAAATTAACGCCATCATTGTTCGTAACAATGGAACGCAAAACGACAAGGAAACCAAATAA
- a CDS encoding RidA family protein, which yields MMNKIWSPNSVPPPAANYHQCALIPTGSTRLHIAGQLGIDADGKVAKNAEDQIVMAWRNVKGVLLANNMDIEDLISVRIYLINRDDLAEYQAAKQRLPFDIGGLPTTLLFVNGLFDEKWKVEIEADAAKFFEQ from the coding sequence ATCATGAATAAGATATGGAGCCCTAATTCAGTGCCTCCCCCTGCTGCCAATTATCATCAATGCGCTTTGATACCAACAGGATCAACTCGACTGCATATTGCAGGGCAGTTAGGTATCGATGCTGACGGTAAGGTAGCAAAAAATGCTGAAGACCAAATTGTCATGGCTTGGCGCAATGTTAAAGGGGTACTACTGGCTAACAATATGGATATCGAGGATTTAATTAGCGTAAGAATATATCTAATTAACCGAGATGATCTAGCTGAATATCAGGCTGCTAAACAACGATTACCTTTCGATATCGGCGGACTTCCAACCACATTATTGTTCGTGAACGGTCTATTTGATGAAAAATGGAAAGTTGAAATTGAAGCAGACGCCGCGAAATTTTTTGAGCAGTAA